From Oryzias melastigma strain HK-1 linkage group LG17, ASM292280v2, whole genome shotgun sequence:
tcttggtatcaaaacgttcagggTGTTACCGACATTcccatttgatgttttttaagatattacacaatttatgcaaattttcagccccattgaaaatcaattaaatttttttcaaatgtctgaAATTTCTGTatgtttggtatcaaaacgttcagcgtGTTCAGGACATTCACGCTACTCGGGTTGagataattttgagtttagctagtatttaggcaacatgctagccttttttagggtaatttggcttTTAGGGCTATTTCTGAGCTcaaaccttttcatttttttctcaatttttcaataaattcttaaaattatttctgcattttctgcaATTTATTTAAGTTGAAGTCCTTTatacaaaaagcttcagcatcttcagcagaccCCTTCAGCAAATGCAGTACATTTCTTCAGCGATCACCTTCAGTGTTCACACTAACATTGTCACAGAATGAAAGTGTTCTCGTGACTTTCTGAGTGTCTCCGGTATAATGACCCACTCTGAGCTCCGTCTAAATCCTTTCTCCTTTGTCTTCTTATTGCCTGGAGAAAAGGAGGATTAGAAAACAGTCGCTGAGATAATCCGGCCGGCTCAGATTTTGTTTCCATGATCCTCTTGAATGGTTTCCGGTTTCCTGAGCTCTGGTCCACGTACACGTTTGTGACCCACGAGGACGTCTGCCGGGCGTTCGAGGGCGAGACTCTCCTGGCCATCGTGACTCCTGCAGAAACCCAGCTGGAGGTTCCGGTTCCTGAGACGGTAGTTTGCTTCCAGAAGTTTCTGTTTGCGTGGAGATCTTCATGACGCCTGCAGCTCTCACAGCCTGCTGCCGTTCCAGGGGGGCGGGGGCCAGAGGAACTACCAGGTGAACCTGCGCAGCTGCAGAGCCCCCATCCAGGTGCTGCTCATCGACAGGGACTCGGACTCCAGCGTCCCCGTGGTCTTCCCAGTCCCCCCCCCGGACGACTTCTGCCTCATGCCGACCCCGCCTGACACCCCCGGCGGTCTGCAGAGGTTTTCCCTGGCGACATGTGGGGGCTCCGATTCCTCCCCCCTCTGCAGCCAGGACTCCGCCTGGTCTGACCAGCAGATGGTGCCGGTGGACCTGAGTGGGGGGGCCACGTCTTCATCTGAACCTGGTGAGCCGAGACTGAAGACTCGAATGATCCAGAAGTTCAGGAAACCAGAAGGGAAGTCTTCTTCAGTCCTGGGGGGATGTGGATATGGTGCAGTTGTTGTGTAGATGTTGTGTagatgtgtgtttgttgtgtgtttatgttgatTTGTGTTGTGTAGATGTGTTTGTTGTGTAgatgttgtgtttgttgtgtagatgttgtgtttgttgtgtagatgttgtgtttgttgtgtagatgtttgtttgttgtgtcgatgttgtgtgtttgttgtgtcgatgttgtgtgtttgttgtgtagATGTTCTTCACAGGTTTCGTTGATTCTGATACCAGAGTAAAACCTTCTCTTAGCTCTTCAGTTCCTCTGAACCTTCAGGTCTCAAACAAACAgacttttctctgcagcttcagtttcaTTCTGCTGTAATTTTATCAAAGGAAATGAAAcctctggggcccgtttcaagaagcaggttcaacaaatttagagttcaaacctgaacttagagtcactggactctaaattcccaaactcagggttttcggttccagaacagctgaaaatgtttgattcaatcaacttgaagttgtcagaaccagaatcaggtgtgagcgtcgcgaccataaaaagccctgatcaatggagcaaagacagcatgattcaccatggcaacggggacaaacatctgagtttagtacttccggtgacggaaattgataagttccttcaagcaaatgcgactataggagaacattttctgcaagaaaagcaacacagctgcagcggtagaacagagagaaaatatctgcagttatttgaatcatttctaataatgaataaataatgtcaggaaggttattttgtctcttgttgagtaaggaatggtttttgatctgttactaatttaaccagtaatctccgtgatcgcatgaatgaccagttttggtaaccccccacccccacccccacacacggatatcactgcacgctaaaaagaaactgtagctgcctgacatatgttaaaaaagcatttatttaatttgaattctcaagacttaaaaactactcgccgaatttttttttttaagcgtaaaAACAAATTCCGTAGTCGGGAATCGAACTCACAAACTCCGCAGTgggaagcagcgttgctgacaaTTGAGCTAATGTTTGACGCCAATGAAGGATGGTAGATGAGTTCAGATCGTGTCTCAATGTTTGACATTCcataatttcaattgttttggatctaaaataaggaaaagaaaactgtactTTTCTCTTTCTACGACTGACGGGGGAGAACAGCAGACGAATGCTTGGACGTTTTTAAGGATAAATTTAtcataaagatgtttttaccaaaaagagaaaagtgacttcagtggaaaaaacaaaataaaatgtgttaccTGGTTACCAGATTAACGTAGGTATTGAGCTCGTTAGCATCTGACCAGAAAGGTTTCCATCTCTGTGAGCCAGAATGAAGAAACCCTTAAAGAAGAGAAACTCTGGTTTTCCCTCCAGAACATCTGAGTGAAATGTTTTCCTTCTCACCTCATGTAGCGACTGCATCAAAAATCCAAAGTCGCTGAGAGACTGACGCGCCAAACAAATGGATTTGAATCGGGTCATGCTTTGAGCCTTTTATTAATGACTAAAAAAGTAATTGAACTTAGGATAGCAAGAAAGATGGTCAAAAGGCAACAAAAAGTGACAACTAAAGCGGGTTAAAGCggtcaacaaaaaatgtggcaaccCAGCTCACCCTCTCCCCTCTAACTTACAGGTGCAAAATCAACAGGTGAATTATAATAACTCAAAATGTCTCCGCCCACAAACATGTGATCCACCAGGTGATTGCCTGCCCAATATGACTGCAAACAATACTAAACATGAAGTAATggactgattaaaaaataatattcgtTCACCTTCATTTATAAACAGTAGTTTGATTCATTGCTACTACACCTCGACTCCACCATCCTGGAATCGTTGGTGAAATTCCAAACGATCGGAACCTCCTCGTTATAAACCTCTGAGCTCGTTAGCAAACATTCATCCTTCAAAGTTAGTTTCAGGAGCGGCTGTAGGAGAAGGCTGCTCATGTTCTCCATGTTAACATGCTAAGTGCACAATAACATGCTAAGCACGGTAACACACTAAAGACACACTAACATGCTAAGCACACGCTAACACGTTAAAGAAACACTAACATTCTAAGCAGACGCTAACATGCTAAGCACACGGCATCATGGTATGGACATGCCAACATGCTAAGAACACTctaacatgctaaaaacaccctAAGCACACGCAAACATGCTCAGAACATGCTAAGCACACGCTAAGGACACACTAACAAGCTAAGCATGCGCTAAGAACACGTTAAGCACATGCTAACACACTAAGGACACAATAACACGCTAAGCACCCACTAACACGCTAAGTGCACACTAACTCGCTAGAGACACGCTAACACGTCtctttttcctgcagctttCCCAGCACACTTTCACAGAAGGTCGTCTGCAGCTTCGGACCAGAACCCCATGGATCTGGAGGTCCAGGACTTCCAGTCGGTGCTGGGGGTCAGCAACCTGCTGAGGCTGAGCGATGGCGGCGAGCACATGAAGGACGGCAGAGAGGGTGAGACACGGCGCCGAGAACCGAGCTCCTCAGAGACGCTCGGCCCGAGCTCTGAACTAACACGTCTGttctgaactcctgcagaacTCATGGATGACCTGATTTCTGCCGACGGTGAGCATCTTCCAAACGTCTTCCGGGTCTTTCTCCTAAGCGAAGCGGAGACCAGACTTTTATTAAAGGACTCTGGAGAAACTTTGAGTTTGgtcaaaacttttcagaactaaaCCAAAGTAAAGCCCAGAGTGATGATGGATTTCCTTTGCAAAAGAGtttttgttagccacgcccacattacTAATAAGGTCATATTGTTTCATTAAGATTTAGCCGATTATTGTGGGAAAAGATGAAAGTCACCAGATTTCACACTTTCCCTCAAAGTGGGCCCCAAGCTGCAGGTTCTGTTTGAGGATCCTGATAAATATTTGAGTCCG
This genomic window contains:
- the e2f5 gene encoding transcription factor E2F5; translation: MESKESARATSRHEKSLGLLTMKFVGLLRGAEDGVLDLKAAADSLAVKQKRRIYDITNVLEGVGLIEKKNKNIIQWRGQRSICSQTEELQQQVGRLKAQISQLEAEERELDQQRVCLEESIHELSHSPTSSSYTFVTHEDVCRAFEGETLLAIVTPAETQLEVPVPETGGGGQRNYQVNLRSCRAPIQVLLIDRDSDSSVPVVFPVPPPDDFCLMPTPPDTPGGLQRFSLATCGGSDSSPLCSQDSAWSDQQMVPVDLSGGATSSSEPAFPAHFHRRSSAASDQNPMDLEVQDFQSVLGVSNLLRLSDGGEHMKDGREELMDDLISADGMDYSFSLDGGGGVSDLFDVSILNY